From Calliphora vicina chromosome 3, idCalVici1.1, whole genome shotgun sequence:
TAAAAGCATGACCAGATATATCGAAACCATTCCATAAGTGGCCAGCTCGGAGACAACTTGACTTGGTAgaaaaaccttaaaataaaagcgaaaaataattgaattatctcttaattaaaataaataagagttCTATATTTTGTGTCGAATCTTAAATATCCTGCACTTAGTtacaaatgttgaaaatataaaaaaaataaaagctaaatctTCGATTGAATGTGTTTCCGAGTAGATTGAAAAgttattgaaaactttttttgctcTTAAATTTGAAGCATAAATATTTGGCAGTATGTTAAAAAAGTCGGTTAAATTCGTATTATTCTAAACATTAAGATCGGTTTCGGGTATAAAATCCTTCTTTCggactttaaaattaaacgcATTTCACTTACCTTTATTGGTACATTTTCCATATGAAGTCTCAATTACATTGAATACTTTTGTCCAGAAGAACCAAAAGAAAGTGGCTATTGCAATACGTGGAGCATGATGACGCAATAATTTCTTCATGTCACCGCAGCACAATGTATACGAAGTCATCACCACAAAAGGAACCATAAACAACAATGTCCAGCCCCAACcaacttttacaaaatatacattGAAGAGATTATCAGATCGGGCAAAGTATGTTTTCGGAAAAGGTATAAAATCGCCAATCAatgatattaaaaacaaactacCCAAATAAAGAGCCACCTTAAGATTGGTATCGAAGAAGATGGTCTTTTTACAAATATGCATTATCATCATGACCATTATTTCCCTAATGCTCGTTGGTGGTGCTGTGGGACGTGTACCTTTGGCTTCACCTCTTGATATATCGGGACCACCGCGGAAATTCATTTGTGGCCCCGTATAAATATTGGGACGTATGGGTTTTCTTTTCGTGGCCATTTTACAAGACTTGTTTGTTGTACACTTTGACcgagtatttcttttttttactacagCTGCTGTAATTTTGTGCTCTGTGCTTTACAAAGTGAAAGTGACGAGttcaacaaatatttcaatttttttttttgagtcaaAGTTCAACTGGTTGCAGCACAGAAGTGTTTGGATGAAAGAACAcgtagttttaagttttttttattaaaagacaaTTATTTACACTATTTATTCATTCGTtgattaaatttacattttttatttatcgtatttttattttacaatcataacaatttaacaaaatcttTGTGAAAGGAATTCCATGCTGaagtaaaaaatagaaaaatcacTTCACCtgcaatttaacattttttggtttattttgggaatttccTACGTCAATTTAAAGGGAAATTTATGATAATAATTTAGTTGTGCACATCATTACcgacacttttaatttttttgtataaactaGTATTGCCACTTTgtgtaattataattatatatatatatgttgtgtttaattttaatttatatgtgtAGAACatctataatttataattagctCTACTTAAACAGAAATTTAAAGTttctaattaataaaaataaaatctattgtGGTCTTAACGCCTTCagattttagtttttgaatTATGTGGTAAAAGCTTAGTGGCACCACTggttaatacttttttttaacagagttgttgtttttaatacttaACTTAAAACTATGAGCTTTAACAAGGTTATCTCAGTTGCACATCAACTGCAGAATAAAAACACAGCTATATTGGCTTTATTGTGAGTATCTCGCTGTCAAAGTCAATATACAAAAAACTATCAGCTGTGGTGCTGACTACACCTTGTTAAACGTTCTTTGACATAAACgataagtaaaaaataaaactcgtataaagaaaagaaaattttttcattcaacTTTTTATCcaaataagaaatattaaaacaaaataaaaatttataaattgaacTCAATAAGAGGTATAGAACATTAACAATTACTTTAAGTAttgcatatataaaaaaaatttaagaatttacaTAAATTGATACAAATAACAAAGGCAAAGTTAATTTTAAGTGCTAAAAACAAATTGGTTTGGACTTCTTGTGCAAAAAGAGTGAGTAGTAAGTAACAAGGTAACAAACAACCTACGCAATTAACAAAACGGATTGGATTTATCAATAtatctgcaataaaaaaaatgcgatAAACATTAGTTTAAGCAATATTACGTTGAatttaaatgtatcgaaaaaacaattgactacgtgtattagaaaatataacacaaaaagACATTTTTTCGCCAAGTCCGATTAAAATCAGGGTGTGCATGTGTGTGAGTGTGGAGTCATAGtgtcaacaaaaacaaatggcAAGAAACATACATTTCTTTTAAACTAAACTGATTTGTTTAgttaaaataacagcaaaatAATGCATTAATTTGCATACATTTGCAAGTCTACACTAATCAAATTCACATgaaatgcattttatttttaatgtcttACTTTCCAAACAAAACAGGcatatacatacatccatacatattcGTAAATGTatgatattttgttgttggttgtgtTAAGTGACGTCATGAACTGATAAGTGgttactttgtttttattttaccgTTATAAATACATTATAGGTAAATTAATGAGATACATAATATGAATAATTGAAATTCACTATTTAATGGTCAGTTAATTTTATCTACATATTATgttatttgcattatttttttagtaattttgaaACTAACTTTTCTAgagctttattttaattttaaattcaaataatctttttttgtttcttttatgaATTGAAGTTCCCCACCcacataaaatctaaaaattttcaagaaaGGCTTAAAAATGTACACCACATATTTCTGGAAAAGTCTGTAACTCTTAAACTTTGTACATTCATATTAGCTAAGTctagtttttatgaaaatttaggtTTTAGCACAAAACTTTAGaatatgttaaaataaactTCGTGTTTAGAAAacgtttataatttttaaattttttctcgtCAAAATTGCAAAACTATTGTCTCAGTTAATTTATAATAgttccaaactttttttaattattagtttattcacttaatattttaccattaaacgtaaatcataatttttcaaggaaatattggatcattttgaaattaattgtcATCTCCACTACTGATATCAAAACAAATACCACAAAAacgataaaaataaagaaaataattgggggattcaaacggtctgctattaggtcgtattgtcataatatcgtaaaatatttttttagtttaaacaaattcttgttgtgctgcaaacaaaaaaagtgttattttatgacaacctaataaacatagttcaaaaagtattattagtttataacttttttgtttgaaacccaacaaaaatttgtgtaaactaaaaaaaatattttatgacatgacaatacgaccaaatgtttaaaaaagctAAGCCCAAAAAATACACACTTCTAAAAAgtgattatttataattataaataaataatattttattatttattaataggtgtaaatcataaatatgtatatagctATAacgatgttttttttatagatgtCTTCtagtagaatttttaattttttaatttttttttttaattttatttatacccGAGGTACCTCCTAAAATCGGActatccgtttagaagttacagatttatttccacttttttaaaaacgataTTGTGAACAATCGCACTAAGCTAACGATGTGTTCCAATGAATGactgaaatataagcaaaataccAAGACTacctatatatttttattacctttttgttgttgttcagaGTTCATTAATTATTGttagaaattattttctatttacaagtaattttttaaaatttatttttataactgtTTATTTTTAGCCATTAACTAATCGGTTTTCGAATCAACTTTGTTTGCCATGGATCACAGGAATATGAATATATCACGTCTTCCAGGTAATTAACCATATcttcattgtttttatttgttgtatagATAAtgtgtaaaattattattatcttCGCATGTACATAAACCACCATTAATCAATCATACTATACTCAAGAATTTCGTTTTTGCGCACAACTAAAAGTctaatttgtaattttgttatttatttttcaaccaTCTGAAAGTTGTTCATACATTTAATATTCTTAAATATGCCCATTTCTTCCAAAGTTATAGTCatgtatatttttacaaatgtttttaaaatagcaCATAGGACTTCTTGTGTGCGCATCGACGatttttattatgtattattcAGAGTATTTAATCGTTACACATagtaaatatttcgaattttattatatttttattaagagtttatatacacaaatacatatatacggAAATAATGAACAATGCTGATAAAAAAAGACTTGGTTAAAATAATTCATCAAATAACAAGGGATATAAAATTCTGTTTAAATATTagataaacatattttaatatgCAGCCCACATATATGGTCAATCTCGAAAATATAATTCCTTTAGTCTAGCTTTTTTGAAcaatatcaaatgaaaaataagaATTCTGAATGTGAAGTGAAATAATATAATACGCCGAATTTTGTGTATCCATCACTTTAGTATTTCTACACAATGTCtacaatattaatatattaCTTTTCGGCCACTAAAATGTATATACAGTGATAGTCCCACGTTTGTatgcatatgaaatatttttttttaattcctcttatatgtttattattatgatttcaGAATTTGTTCTTGTAGTTTTGTCTAGATAATTATGTAGACTTAAAAAAACAAGGACTATTACTAAGGTAAATgttagtttataaaaattatacaatgtTTTGTAAAATAGTTACTATTTTTAGTTAAGACATTTTGGAGGTCATAccaaatattatgaaaaaaagtataaagttttataattaattaaataatacagtaaaatatataatttaatttcgcgttgtaaaaaatgtatcaaaatagtttcattaaaaataagagAAAACAAGTTGCGTACAAGTCTATCActgtatttatgtacattattcgaatataacatgaaatttgtgatatttaaataaaatttttaataattcgacTACATGTTTCCGAATGCTTTTACGTGCATATTTCACAGGAATctaggttgttgaaaaaataataaataacaaaataaatatataaaaatactttattgtTCCTTTAGAAgaattaattaaatgaaaataacagttttgccctttgatccagctcacgAAAAGCCAAATTTCGTTGAATAactttttagtttagtttacaTTGAAATTTGTaactattaaaagtattaaaagcCAAACCTAATtactttataattttcttatcaCGGTTATTAACATTTAACTGAGCACATTtgtgtataataaatttttattttcgttcACATTTATCATTGATTCCATTTATATTTGGTCTGTTCAATAACACAAAACTATTACGAATTAtcacaaattgtttataaatttaccagtttttcaatacaaatttaaaaattttgagtgaaaatttgtaataattcgtaATAGCTTTTCTGTTATTGAACAgaccaattattttttcaactaaatgttgtgttttttgtaatttttaattttcttctttgTAACATACTTTGGTCTcttgtattaataatattaaaataaaactttttctttacACCAACAACATttgatttattttccaaataaaacaaactaaaaaaaatcacaaatactAAATACTGCCAAAATAAAAAGGCGTTATTACTAATTGAATTATTAGTATGTACTTAATGCAcattatatatttgaattaaaattatggATATAATGAGTTTCGTGTTAATCGTCTAGGACCTGCTATAAATCCACTAGTAGAAAATTCAGATGAGCCACAGCCCAGTCTATCGGACTTGCATGATTTTGAACCAAAACTCGAGTTCGATGATACAGAGTTGTTAGCAACCCCAATTGCACCACAAAGTGagtaaaaaaacaatcaaataaGAACTGAACTCTTGTAATTTATAACTTAAACAGAAGAAAACTTATTTTGTTTAGATGATGTTATGGATGATGATTTTGTGGTAACTGAAGGTAAAGTAAATGTCAACTCATCTATGGTTTAagtattaattgaatattataatttagATTGCAATTCAGAACCAGAGGATATAGTTAATCCTTTGGAAGATGACTTCGAAGATCAATTGAGAGAAGAAACTGAAAATTTCAGTATTTCTCCTAAACGtacaaattgtgattttttggGTACCGATAAACAAGGACGTcatatatttgctatatacgcTTCAAGATTTCCAGAGAAATCACAAATGGAAATATTCATAAGGtatcaaacatttaatttaactaCTTACTTTGTTGAAATACTTAAACATACATAAAACTTTTGTTTCAGGGATGTTATTAAAGAAATCGAACCATTTGTTGAAAACGATTATATATTAGTGTATTTCCATCAAGGCTTGAAGGAGGATAACAAACCCTCCGCCCAATTTCTTTGGAACTCCTATAAAGAACTTGATAGAAATTTtcgcaaaaatctaaaaaatctatATGTGGTTCATCCAACTTGGTTTATACGTGTCATATGGAACTTCTTTAGTCCCTTCATCAGCGAGAAGTTCCGCAAAAAGTTGGTCTACATATCAAGTTTAGATGAGCTACGTCAAGCTTTGGGTCTGTCGAAGCTTAAGCTACCTGATAATATTTGTGATCTAGATGATCGTCTAAATCACAATCGCAAATACGCTCCCAGCAGTAACAACAACATCAGTACATCACACATGGCAAAAACAACACAATTTGGGGTGACCCTTAAATTTATAGTTACTAACAGTCCATGCTTGAATTCCATACCACCAATTGTACGCAAATGTGTTGACTCTCTATCCATAACTGGTATGATCGATACTGAGGGTATATTCCGTCGTTCTGGCAATCATAGTGAAATCATTGCCCTCAAAGATCGTGTTAATCGCGGCGAAGATGTAGATCTTAAAGAAGTTAATGTACATGTTATAGCTGGcctattaaaaagttttcttcgtGATCTTACTGAGCCCTTGTTGACATTTGAACTTTATGATGAAATAACCAGTTTCTTGGGTAATTATGAACGATAATTTAGGgtttattcttttaattgcaattagttttcattaaattttagaaTGGCCTAAAGAGGATAGATCCCGCAATGTTACCATGTTAATACGTGAAAGATTACCTGAAGAAAACTATGAATTATTCAAATATATTGTAGAGTTCTTAGTAAGAGtaagtattttatattaatgttaTTTTGGTTAGAAAATGAGAAATTGTTAAAGTTACGAATTAAGTTGCTAAAATCACCAGTAACcattatttaaacataaatttgtcTGTTCAAATTGTTATccacaaacaaataattacttGTATCACTGTGATAACCTTCACCATGGGTGGCAAGGTTTCTGATTCCCtttttaatttccacatttttcatattcgaccctataaagtatatatattcagaATCGTTATACACAGTGGAGGTGATATGGCTAAATAACTTACAATCATTActtatacattaatatatccgcTACAGTCCAAGAAAATCTGACTACAAATACCTGATATAAGCCATGATCTAttattgatctatatctggattattaagtccttaacatagacaatatataTATCTAATGATCGACATTTCAGACCTATCCAACGACGTATCAtagaattttgttccaacaaatttcattttttcagccgacatttttttcaccaataattatttttcatcaaaactcATTTTTAGTCTTTGAATatactaaacattttttcaatatttatcttaaaatacactttggtgaagggtatataagattcggcaaaacCGAAtgtaacactcttacttgttttaaatatatttgttgttatgtTTGTGCAAAAGTTTACAATTTCGCAAAGGTTAAACATGATTACGAGAATATAAAATAGTTTACTAAAATGCAAACGTGcattcatttaaaatgaaataaaataaatgcttatcatgtatttgaaaaaaagtacatgCTAATATGGTGCTAATAATACTTGTATTGAACGCATCTACATACCTACATATAAGTATTAAAATTAAGTACGATGATGCTATAGATAGATAGAcatcaatttaattttatataaaaaatactaataaatcATTTGGTTATTTACAGGTTATGGAATGTGAAGATCTCAATAAGATGACTTCATCCAATTTGGCCATAGTGTTTGGTCCAAACTTTTTATGGTCTGGTAAAAATACAACATCACTTGATGAAATTGCACCCATAAATGCGtttgtagattttgttttacaaaaccaCAGGGACATTTACTTGGTTGATATCAATCAACGCCCAACACCTATTGGCTAAATGTACAGGATTTATTCTCAATCATAATCACGGCAATACTGATTGTTTCAACAATTCCCACACTTaatcatataaattaaaaattaataaactaaaaaaaagtctACAAGataatattctaaaattttatgtaatCAATTTAGTGTATTTCAATAATTCATCACTTATTATACAATTagttatattatattattttttttttttttttaatttttatttcctaaTTAAGGTGATTTGTGTGtaatcaattaaaaataaacaatttagctTTTAAGTCTAatgatttgtatatttttatttatctatgtatTCAAATGTACTAACTTTACAAGTAATTTTATGTGAAACCAAcaatcaaattgaaataaacccatatttgttgtatatttgtttatttaaatttaaaatatttatttaccaaagaattacaaacaaaatgaaagaagaatttaaagaataaaatgTTGTGTTGATGTTGATTTTATCCTatagtttatttgtattttgaatttgTCATATACACATGAGctgtttttttaactaaatcaaatattaaactaaaactaacATTAGTTCTCTCCATAAATCTAATGTCACAATAACAAAACTACATTATTATATTTAAGTGGTGTGAATGTGTTACACAAAAATGTCCACCTACCacaaataaatgattttaatgTTCCAAATTAATTAAGTAATGTACGTACGTATAAACATCTTTATagcttttaagaaatttaaattacattttatttggcaaatatcaaaattaccataattaaacaaaaaacaaaaatttgcacTAATCTGTACacacaattaatttatttggaaacatttttataaacaaacaaaaataagaaaaatagaaGTTAACAACGcacaccaaaaatataaaaataagaaaagttttaaactttgtaatataaatgtttttttaaatgttatattaacaaaaaataaacaaatatttataaaaacaactgTTGTGATTTAATTTCAGATTCAGAAATATCGCCCCAACAGCAATACATTcattaaaattcatttcaaataaaactgaacatttttatagtctcatataaaataattcaatgttaatacTGAGTTTTTAAataccattcaccaaaatatactttaaaataaaaattttaaatttggtaaacaaaatttaaaaaaaaatgtttttttttttaatttattaatgaaaaaattgatggcaaacattttttttcaaaatttatttttttaattttttaaaataaaatattttttcaaatttatgacaaaaaatttgggttaaaaaatattcccgattttgaccaattgtaggtccgactaGGCCTTATATTCTTCGTGGCAAATGACTTTGaaaaatctatcattagatagccatattgtctatattaatgacttagtaatccagatatagatccaaaatagttaaaaaatcgaggttgtcatgGGGGGTTATGTAATTAAAATCGAACCATTTTCGAAATACAATGTATAGCATACAAATTCAAACGAATTTCTTTTCGAAAGGAGTTACATAATAACCCCCTGGTATTTTTCCTTATATCATGGCCGATTTTaacatgtatataagttattcgGCTACGGaaagatttcaacatacagacggtattgtttaaactttctttttgattcttttaatttaattttcatataagctatattttgtataaaaataacattcCATAGGTTAAAAAATCCTTCATGaaatctatagaaatttgtcaCACCTTTCCAAATCGATCGTTTTGAATAtcgatgatattttaaaaaagctgaATATAATTTCATATGTTCAAGTTGCCGCATTAATATCATTACATTTCTATGACAAATATAAAGTAACCCTTATTTTTACAGtttctattaaaattataattaaaacacaaATTACTTTTAGACTTTTCCAAGGCATGTAAATATGCCTCATCAGTTTTATTTCTGTAATTATAGCTTTTTACATTGGGAAAAAGTCAAGTTTGTTAAACTTAGATATATGTACGATAAAAAATCAAGTTGATAGATtagattataataatttaaatattaatatttttcaatttgcgATTTAAATcattgaatttcaaaattttgcgcACGAAGAAGTCGCCGTAACGATGTGATACCTTGGTGTCAGCAATATGAATCATGTCATCATCAATATAGAAATCCAACTAAAGGaataaatgaattaatattaagaaaGCCATTTCTTTTAAACAACAACTTACCTCTGAGCCAGATTTGAATTTACCCTCCAAACCACTGGATCCCTTAGTCCAAACTAAATTACGCATCTTGTGTTTGAAGCACAACAAACGGATCAACAATTTTGAAACATCTTCTTCACTGGCATTGGAATCAATGAATGAAGCCAACTTAGCCAATGGCAAGGTGGTATAAAGTTTCAAATAAGAGCGGGTGGTAGGCAAATCAGCTTGTTGTCTAACTTCATCCATGAATACTTGTAATTGATGTTCCATGGGATCTTTAACATAATCCTCCATGGGGGCATCAGCAGCAGGTGGACAAGGGCTGACAAATCGGGGACAGGAGAACAAGAAGAATGATTTAAATACCTCTAAGTCACCACATTGCATTTTGTACATGGCATCATGATAGTTCTTTTCACGCAACACCTGTTGGATGGATTCATCAATGCATTGTGGATGCAAGACCAAGCAAATTGCCAACAAATGGTACATTTGTTCGGCTTGCTTATTGATTTGATCGTTTTGATAGGAGCGTGTGCTGTACAACTGCTTTGTGCGTTGGATGTATAAAAGAATGTCCGAGAAAGTGCGGATGGCATCAGCATAACGACGCATCATCATATAGGCAAAGCCCACATAGTAAGATGTAGAAATCTGGCATGCAGGAATATGCGAATATTGTGATTTTTTGTGGATTTCAATAGGCTCCAAAACTTTAATGGCCTGATAGTAATCACCCAACAAAGAGTGGACACGTAATAAGCCCACCAAAGAGAAGTAGCCCAACATTTTGTAGAAGGACAATTCACCAAATTCTCCAGCAACAGTTTGTGGATCATTTCCCTGAGAAATAGCTTCCAATTGTTTTTTGATATTGGAAATGTCAACCAAAGAGTGGAGAACATTGAGAATACATAAAATACTCCAGACATTGCTGTGATTAACACACAATTGATGAATTTCTTCTTGGGTCTTGTCTGTTAAGCGAGCTCTGgggaatataaaaatatacaataaatatacCTATAGCAAAAAATCCAATACCTCACACTAAACCACATACCTGTATTGAGCAAAGTTTTGGAATTGATAAACAAATTCATCAACCAATTCCCACAACCAAATGTCGGGTAATTCCAACGCTACAGGACTTTGAgatgaaataattaaattgaaGAAATCACAATAATTGAAAAATGAATGGATGCGTTGCTCCAACTTGGGACCACCGGGAATGCGTGCATGAATATGACGATAGTACAATTCTTTGTACAAAATCAAGAACACTTTGTCGTTGTCGACCAAGGTGGCAACTTCTTCCTCTTCAGGCCAAGCACTCTTATCAAAATGATGATCACTTATTTGTGGGAAAGTGTTCTCGTACATATTCTGGATGTCAAACAAGACACCTTCCTTAACTGCTTGGCAAAAGTTGATAAGGAAATATTTAACATTATCCGGCATGCGATAATAGTTACGTTCATATTCCAAATCCAATTGTGGATCACCAGTATGAGCATACTCATCATAGTACTCCtaaaagaattaaattaaaaaaagaaacaagataaatgtgttgaaaaagggagtctcaaaaataattttaggttATGTTTGTGTATGTGattatttttgcaaacattttgcttttgatatttttatagtaaatattgCAGTAAAACgttgttttttaacaaattaaacttACCGTAGTCGCAAATTCTTCTCCACtgtacattttattaattttaaataattatttattggcaaatttaacaaattttcacaaaaaaatgacAGCAACACGCCAACAAGATTTCTAGCAGAAATCACAAAGAAGGCTACAAAGCAAAACTTGCAATGACATTTGAGATAAACAGGGTTGCCAATACTCGGGTATTGCCAATTATAATGACATTCAAGAAAAACGCACTGCATTATCGAGTTATACGtcattaaatataaacaacagcagctggtgtttttttattgacagtgcgaattacaattttttttacacaaaaataagagcctataaataaataataacaatataaataaattaaaatatggcTGACACTGAAAACGAAACTTCACTAACTACAGCAGATAAAGAAAAGGA
This genomic window contains:
- the RhoGAP68F gene encoding rho GTPase-activating protein 68F isoform X1; the encoded protein is MDHRNMNISRLPGPAINPLVENSDEPQPSLSDLHDFEPKLEFDDTELLATPIAPQNDVMDDDFVVTEDCNSEPEDIVNPLEDDFEDQLREETENFSISPKRTNCDFLGTDKQGRHIFAIYASRFPEKSQMEIFIRDVIKEIEPFVENDYILVYFHQGLKEDNKPSAQFLWNSYKELDRNFRKNLKNLYVVHPTWFIRVIWNFFSPFISEKFRKKLVYISSLDELRQALGLSKLKLPDNICDLDDRLNHNRKYAPSSNNNISTSHMAKTTQFGVTLKFIVTNSPCLNSIPPIVRKCVDSLSITGMIDTEGIFRRSGNHSEIIALKDRVNRGEDVDLKEVNVHVIAGLLKSFLRDLTEPLLTFELYDEITSFLEWPKEDRSRNVTMLIRERLPEENYELFKYIVEFLVRVMECEDLNKMTSSNLAIVFGPNFLWSGKNTTSLDEIAPINAFVDFVLQNHRDIYLVDINQRPTPIG
- the RhoGAP68F gene encoding rho GTPase-activating protein 68F isoform X2, yielding MDDDFVVTEDCNSEPEDIVNPLEDDFEDQLREETENFSISPKRTNCDFLGTDKQGRHIFAIYASRFPEKSQMEIFIRDVIKEIEPFVENDYILVYFHQGLKEDNKPSAQFLWNSYKELDRNFRKNLKNLYVVHPTWFIRVIWNFFSPFISEKFRKKLVYISSLDELRQALGLSKLKLPDNICDLDDRLNHNRKYAPSSNNNISTSHMAKTTQFGVTLKFIVTNSPCLNSIPPIVRKCVDSLSITGMIDTEGIFRRSGNHSEIIALKDRVNRGEDVDLKEVNVHVIAGLLKSFLRDLTEPLLTFELYDEITSFLEWPKEDRSRNVTMLIRERLPEENYELFKYIVEFLVRVMECEDLNKMTSSNLAIVFGPNFLWSGKNTTSLDEIAPINAFVDFVLQNHRDIYLVDINQRPTPIG
- the eIF3l gene encoding eukaryotic translation initiation factor 3 subunit L, translating into MYSGEEFATTEYYDEYAHTGDPQLDLEYERNYYRMPDNVKYFLINFCQAVKEGVLFDIQNMYENTFPQISDHHFDKSAWPEEEEVATLVDNDKVFLILYKELYYRHIHARIPGGPKLEQRIHSFFNYCDFFNLIISSQSPVALELPDIWLWELVDEFVYQFQNFAQYRARLTDKTQEEIHQLCVNHSNVWSILCILNVLHSLVDISNIKKQLEAISQGNDPQTVAGEFGELSFYKMLGYFSLVGLLRVHSLLGDYYQAIKVLEPIEIHKKSQYSHIPACQISTSYYVGFAYMMMRRYADAIRTFSDILLYIQRTKQLYSTRSYQNDQINKQAEQMYHLLAICLVLHPQCIDESIQQVLREKNYHDAMYKMQCGDLEVFKSFFLFSCPRFVSPCPPAADAPMEDYVKDPMEHQLQVFMDEVRQQADLPTTRSYLKLYTTLPLAKLASFIDSNASEEDVSKLLIRLLCFKHKMRNLVWTKGSSGLEGKFKSGSELDFYIDDDMIHIADTKVSHRYGDFFVRKILKFNDLNRKLKNINI